Genomic segment of Seriola aureovittata isolate HTS-2021-v1 ecotype China chromosome 1, ASM2101889v1, whole genome shotgun sequence:
AGAACCTCCTTGAACTTATTGATACCTCGACCGCCTTTAAGGAGACCAGAAGTTTCTCAAGAACCCTTGATCCTTCTCAAGGATCCATAGAACGTCTGAAATTAAACCATGAACCGACTCAGTTTCCTCAATGACCTCCGTGAGAGAACCTGCTGAAGGACTCGAGAACACTGTCAAAACCTGCTGGACCTCCTTGTGGATCAAGGATTACAAGCTCCTCCTGAACTTAATGTTGCACTGCTAAAACCTTTCAGGGAACCCTGGAGCCTCCATAAGGACCACTGAAAATTTCTTGGGGAACTCCTGAAATTCTTGAAAGAATGCTTTGAACTTCATTAGTTATTCCTTGAATCTCCTTGAGGACTGATTGTACACCTTCAAGGATCCTTAAAAGATCAATGGAACCTCCTCAAAGAACACATAACATTTCAAGGTCCCTGGAACTTTTTCAAGTATGTATGAGACTCAGACACTCACTGAAACTCCTCAAGGAGCTTCTGAACCTACTCAAGGACCCAAGGAGCCTCTCCAAGGTCCATAAAAACTCCTCAAGGATCTTCCTGCCCTGGAACTTCCTCAATGACCCTATGAATCCTCTCAAACGCTCATAGAACCTCACGAAGATCCATAAAAACTCATTGAGAATCCACTGAAGACCAGAGCCCCAAGAACCTCCTAAAGGTCAGGTAGAACATTCTCAAGGATCCTTGGAACGTTTCTTGATGACCTTCTTCAGGGACTCCTTTAAGCTTTCAAGGACCTACCAGTGAACATTGAACCCTCTGAAGAACTATAGATATAGAACCCAAGGACTCATTCAAGGATGATTGGAACCTCCTTAAGAACCCCTACAGCATCTCCAAGGTCCATCAAGGATCACTATAAACACCTCAAGCACCTCTTCAACCTGCTCCAGGACCTAGAACCTAATGGATCATGTGACTCCTGGAACCGTCTCACAGACTCTAGAACTTCTTCAATGACCCCTTGAACCTCCTTAAGGACCTAGAATCACTTCAACTGCCCCTAGAATATATTCAGTGTCCATAAAATGTCCTCAAGGATCAGTATATCCTCATTGTGGACTCCTGGAACCCCTTCAATGACTCCTGGAAACTTATTCAGAGCCATTTCACCCCTGTACAACATTCAGCAGCTCAGGGACATGAGTCCACCAAGTCCTCAAGGATGCCTGGAAACGTCTGATATGAAGTCTGGGAGCCCCTCAAGGACCCTCTAATATCCTCAATGACCTTCATTAATAACCGGTTTCAGCCTGAATCTGGACTCTgttaaataatttttattatgatgatgaaagaagaaacagattTACTGTCTCTCAGAAACGAAGGGGAATAAAttataaacatgtaataaaacatatagaaagtgaatgaactgaaactgaaataaataaataaataaatgatttctaCAGATGAGGGAGGAGGCTCCTCCTCACACAGCGCCGCGCTCTGCCGACAGAGGGCGCTCCAGTCCGTTTGTTCAGCGACTCACTCACTTCATCCAGAGAAACCCTCACAGCCCGGACATGAACCTTCTTACCCCTGTCGCCCCTGCTGCCCCTGTTACCCCTGCTGCCCCTGTCGCCCCTGCTGCCCCTGTTACCCCTGCTGCCCCTGCAGGGACCCCGGCCCCGGATCATTCACCTACAGGAGCAGGTAAAACACGAGGGGGATGACGGGaagtttaaacacacacacaccaggagcCCGTTTAATTGAACTAAATCACGGTgtcacattaaaatataatattacgcttcataaatatgatttagacacaaacatgacaataaaagaaatattcatgtatttatattcGTTTAGTCTCATTAcgaattttgttttatttgtctttatttagaaaaatcctcttttctgcagcagctggtttcagAGTCAGTGACCTGAGGACAGATGTTTATTATCGGCCTGATGCACAgaattcattttcatcaaatcGTCCTGAACATGAAGATGTGATGCGCGTGCTCTCTGCAGCCTCTTCTACTGTCAGAGGAGAGACTCCAACAACCTGCACCTCCTCAACTCCGTCCATTTAccgtctcctctgctgcagaagGAGAAATCTTTCAACCCACACTGAAGTTAATATTTAGTATATTCCCCTAAATTTCACAGCTTTAATTATGTAACACTAGTTTTCATTTGGATCGTGTCTCAGTTTTGACTGACGCTCATTTTAAAAGGAACAAAACTCAAACCTTCCGGTTAAAATTTGGTGTGAAACACGTGGAAATGGAAGTTTTTTCTGCAGTTGGTTTGAGCCGAAGTGTGGACCGACTCTTCCTccatctgatctgatctgaactCTCATGCATCGTGTCCTGACGGACGAAAACATGCGCTGATTTCTACACGGAGTTGGTTAAAAGAGGCTGAACAGActgtatttaacatttattctaGTTTTCCTCAGAAAACGTTTGTGCAGCGACGGTGGGTTAAATCCCtggactgagtgtgtgtgtgtgtgtgtgtgtgtgtgtgtgtgtgtgtgtgtgtgtgtgtgcccgccCACTCCCTCCTGCTATATAACCACAGTTTGACAGCTCAGAGTTTACTGAGCAGGAGAATCAGACCGACTTCCCGCCGCCTCACTccgctcctctctgctctcacacaccAACCTGTCCCAGTGTCCCCGGCTGCAGAGCCCGTTCACTGCATGTCTGCAGGTCTCTGACCCCCCCTCACCTGAGGACCCGACGCAGGACCTGACTTTCACCAAACTGGATTCCCGGAGCTCGTCACCATGTCTGCCCGGGTTTAGATTCTCCATGGAGCTCTCTAACCTGTACGAGGTCGCGCCCCGACCCCTGATGAGCAGCCTGACCCACGGCCAGCAGCCCCCCTCCGGCTACAGAGACCCGGCAGACCTCGGCGGTGAGATCGGAGACAACGAGACCTCCATCGACCTGAGCGCCTACATAGACCCGTCCGCCTTCAACGACGACTTCCTGGCCGACCTGTTCCACCACAGCTCCCGCCAGGACAAGCTCAAGATCATGAACGGGGAGTACGAGTCGGTGCCGTGCGGGGGCCCGGGGCCCCAGCAGCTCTACATGTCCAACTACATGGAGTCCAAGCTGGAGCCGCTCTACGAGCCGCGCATCCGGCCGGTGGCCATCAAGCAGGAGCCCCGGGACGACGAGGACCTGAACCCGGGCATGCCCCCCACCTACCACCACCCGCACCCGCATTCCCAGCAGTACTCCCAGCATTCCCAGCattcccagcagcagcagccgccgcaGATGCCGCACCTCCAGTACCAGATTGCGCACTGCGCGCAGACCACCATGCACCTCCAGCCGGGCCACCCGACTCCTCCGCCGACCCCGGTGCCCAGCCcgcaccagcaccaccaccaacacccgCACCAGCACCCGCAGCAGGGCGGCATGAAGCTGCTGGAGCAGCAGCGGGGAGGCGGGAAGACCAAGAAGCACGTCGACAAGAGCAGTCCGGAGTACCGGCTGAGGCGCGAGCGCAACAACGTCGCCGTGCGCAAGAGCAGGGACAAGGCCAAGATGCGCAACATGGAGACGCAGCAGAAGGTGGTGGAGCTGACCACCGACAACGAGAGACTGAGGCGGAGGGTGGAGCACCTGACCCGCGAGCTGGACACGTTACGGGGCATCTTCAGACAGCTGCCGGACGGATCCTTCAAACCCATGGGCAGCTGAGAGACTACTGACCCCGACTGGATCCGGGCTGGATCCAGTCCGGAACCGGACTGGAGGTGGACTGGTACACTGCTGGATTTATACACACATGGTTCTACAACTCTTCACGTACGGACGGACTGACAGCTGTGAGGAGACTGAGGCAGCTGAGGTGTTCACTGCAAACACATCTGTCTGACCCGAACATCTGGTCTTTGACTGAGACATAAActcaaaacaagtgaaaaagaaTCTGCACAGCGGCAAAGTTCACAATCAAAAACTTTGCACAGTTtttctcaaacagctgattgtaGAAAAGTCTGGAGGCTGCGTTGTTATTGGCTGCAGGTGGAATCATCTCATTGGCTGATTATTTTCCACTTGTTGTGAGGGGCTCAGTCAGAGACGGAGACGTGCTCGGACGTGTCTCTGTTGCAGTGTTCATGtgcctttttaaacttttgtgcAAAAGCCAATAAGCTCGTTCCCCCTGCAGATCCAGAGGACTGGGTGTTTGTGCCTTATTTCCGGACAGACTGGTGTGCCGCCACACACTCAACTCACATATCAGAGCAGCTAAGGTAGGGCCGGGTGGAGCTGACCCCCCCACACCAGCCTGTTGTGCATGTTTCTCCTGAATTATTCCTCTTTGTTTTATACAAGTTACGTCTCCATATCTTCTGATAAACTAGAGTTTGTCTTTATAGAGTTATGAAATGCAAAGTGCACACTGCTTTTATATAGGCTCAAGTGTATGTacgtatgtatgtgtattttctgtctAATGCATGATGGATCTATAGGCTCAGCTCCCCTCcccaggaggaagaggaggaggaggaggaggaggaggagggctgcaGGTACGAGCTCTGTGTGGAGGTGCAGGTCAGAGCGTCATCTGAGCGTCACGTGATAGAAAGTTCAGCTCATCAGAGAAATCCTAGTAAAAGTAGAGTAATCCACTGAGCAGCAGTCTGACGTCACCACGTCGCTCTGTCCGGTGGAAACCTTGTACATCCACTTTTAGGAGCTTTTCATGTTCAAACAGCTGGAGGTTAAACTTTTTGGATCTTTGCACTATGACACAAAAAGCTTCATTTTCCCGCTCAAAAACAAGGcgggaccccccccccacccccccaccccccacataCAAGGTTTTCATGTGTCTGATGATAATAATCAAGTATCTCCCTGAGTCTGGTCATTTAATGccaaagtgaaacacacacacacacacacacacacacacacacacacacagactggaatTGAAACGGTGGTACCTGCTTCATCAGGTCAGCGTCCAGTGGAAACCTGGTATCTCCAGCTCTGTAGGAACGTTGtggtttaacacacacacacacgtggagaTGTGAGGTTTCCAGAGGACGGTGACAGGACAGCAGCTCTGTCGCATGCACTATTTGTCGTAGATTGAAGCGCCGTGTTGTGTGTGACACATTGCATCATGGGTACTgatctgaaaagaaaacacgCCTCACTCTtcatgtatttatgttgttgagaaaaaacaaaagcaaaatgtgaaaagagtTTCTCTCTCTATGCAACacgtctcttcctcttttccacTGTTGTatcatcactctctctcacacacacacacacacacacacacagtgccttCTGATCCTCTgagatgacctttgacctcttgtTGATCTGCTCGTGttgaaagatttttaaaaatcgATTTGTGTCAGTGAGGAAAGaagcacttttcttttcttttttttacaaactgatGTTAAACCAATGTTTGTTATGGTTTCAATTGTAAAATAAGcctctatataaataaatatatatatatatataaataaatatatatatatatataataccaaaaaatctgaattattaTAATGAAACATAATAAAAGAGCTCGTTTTATCACACTCTGTCGTTGCTTGgattcatttcctttccttgattttcattttctcctgaaCAGACAAATAAAGTTGATTTTGTTAATGAGTTGATGACGTCAGGTGGACCTCTGTCAGCCAATAGGAGGCGCTCTCAGGACCGTCAGTCAGACTGACGGTCTGTGGTTCTACGCTTTCACATTAAAGTTAAAGATGCAAAGTCAACTCCACAACATAATGATCAGGTTCTCATGTGGAGGAGTGGTGGTCTGTTCATTGTGAGGTTGGGGGTTTGATTCCCAGCCACGGATGGATTACTGAGCAGGCCTGTGGGCTCGGGGCCAGGGGCCTCCTTACCGGCCGCAACGTGGCTCCATCAGAACGACAGATCATCCAAGTGTTcaagtgcccttgagcaacaCACTGAACCCCAGGTCAGCCTGTGCTCACAGCCTGTTAGTGTCTGTTAGTGTCGTCTATACAAGAACACAGAACCGGGAATCGGACCTTCAGCAGCTCGTCCAGCATCAGCTCCGAGTCCCTGAGTcactctgtgctgctgttcacAGGCTCAGGATTTATTCTAGTTAAACGTTAGAACCAGAGCATTAGAACCAgaacatcagaaccagaacattAGAACCAGAGCATTAGAACCAgaacatcagaaccagaacattagaaccagaacatcagaaccagcacattagaaccagaacattagaaccagaacatcagaaccagaacatcagaaccagcacatcagaaccagaacattAGAACCAGAACATTAAACCAGCACATTAGAACCAgaacatcagaaccagaacatcagaaccagaacattAAACCAGCACATTAGAACCAgaacatcagaaccagaacatcagaaccagaacattAGAACCAGAACATTAGAACCAGAACATTAAACCAGCACATTAGAACCAGAACATTAAACCAGCACATTAGAACCAgaacatcagaaccagaacatcagaaccagaacatcagaaccagcacattagaaccagaacatcagaaccagcacattagaaccagaacatcagaaccagcacattagaaccagaacatcagaaccagaacatcagaaccagcacatcagaaccagaacatcagaaccagaacattCAACCAGCACATTAGAACCAgaacatcagaaccagaacatcagaaccagcacattagaaccagaacatcagaaccagaacatcagaaccagcacatcagaaccagaacatcagaaccagaacattAAACCAGCACATTAGAACCAgaacatcagaaccagaacatcaGAACCAGCACATTAGAACCAGAACATTAGAACCAGCACATTAGAACCAgaacatcagaaccagaacattAGAACCAGCACATTAGAACCAgaacatcagaaccagaacatcaGAACCAGCACATTAGAACCAGCACATTAGAACCAGAACATTAGAACCAGCACATTAGAACCAgaacatcagaaccagaacatcaGAACCAGCACATTAGAACCAGCACATTAGAACCAGAACATTAGAACCAGAACATTAAACCAGcacatcagaaccagaacatcaGAACCAGCACATTAGAACCAGCACATTAGAACCAGCACATCAGAACCAGCACATTAGAACCAGAGTCTGTCTGTCCACACTAATGTCTGTGATCCTCTGCTGTGACAGACACCTCTGTTCAAGTCCCATGACAGTGAGTCAGTTAGTTAGTAacttagttagttagttagttagttagttagttagttagttagttaatgTCAGCAGATATTTTATACAGATATAATTATTTAATGGTGTAAAACTGAATTCGATCAGTTTGATGAAGTAGATTCTCTgggactcagactcagactcatcAGGGAAATTTAGATAAATACAAGAACACGAAGGAAGGAAGTTTATTCTGTTCTGTCTTTAAtctttgatgatgatgtgaccagctctctccttcttcttctccttctccttctccttcttcttctccttctccttctccttcttcttctccttctccttcttcttctccttctccttctccttcttcttctccttctccttctccttcttcttctccttctccttctccttctccttctccttctccttcttcttctccttctccttctccttctccttctccttctccttctccttcttcttctccttctccttctccttctccttctccttctccttcttcttctccttctccttctccttctccttctccttctccttctccttcttcttcttcttcacgcTGAGAGCGGACACCAGTGGGACGGCTGACCTGAGCTTGGAGCCAAAACAGCCTCATTACATATTCATGAGTTTCAGATGCTGTCTacaaagacacaggaaacaCGATCAGTGACATGAACCATGTGAATTAGAAACaggtgaatgtgtttgtttgagaatGTAGAAAACAGCTGTAAAGATCAGgctgagacagaagaagaagaagagcagcaggatgatggagagatgaagatgatgactTCCACATGTTCCTGACAGAGTCACTGACCAACTGAAATACCACTGATTCAACATGAAATACATACCTGAAAACATCGAGACCAGGTAACAAGTGACAGGGTGGAACCAGGGGGTGGAGCCAGGGTGTAGAGGGGTGGAGTCAGAGTGTCCTGAAGAAGGTCGCACTGATTTcagtagctgtgtcccagttcatgGTCTCATCCTTCAGAGGCCCCAACAGTCAAAACCAAGGGtcttaaaacacaaagtttgaGTGACAAAAAGTTATGTGTTGCCAAGGTTGGACAGGAGCCAACACCTCAGTAAGGGCGGGAACCGCTGACGACCAGAGGAGATCCGTGGACCAGAACGTCTCATTTCGGTCAACGGagggccacaccttcgtagaCGATATTCATTaatatagtaaccatggcgactaAGGTCCTGTATATCGCTGTCGGTACAGTAcgcttgtttatttttgtaaccatgacaatcaAGGTCTGGTACACCTGCTGGCGTAGGGGCGctgtttcaggagacactcGTCTCAGACGGTTGGAACTAATGTCATGTATGTTCAGGTTGGAGGTGGCCCGGGAAAtgcttagcctagcttagcatgaagacagaaggaaacggttagcctagcttagcatgaagacagaaggacaggaggaaactgttagcctagctaaGCACGAAGGCAGAAGGAAActattagcctagcttagcatgaatACAGaaggaaactgttagcctagcttagcatgatGACAAAGCAGTGcgaaactgttagcctagcttagcatgaagagagaaggaaactgttagcctagcatAGCACATGACAAAGCAGgaggaaactgttagcctagcttagcacaatgACAAAGCAGTGcgaaactgttagcctagctgaGCACGATGACAAAGCAGGAGGAagctgttagcctagcttagcatgaacAGAGaaggaaactgttagcctagcatAGCACATGACAAAGCAGgaggaaactgttagcctagcttagcatgaagacagaaggaaactgttagcctagcttagcacaatgACAAAGCAGGAGGAagctgttagcctagcttagcacaatgACAAAGCAGGAGGAAGCTGTTAGCCTAGCTTCATCAAAAGACCAGAAATATATCTTCAGCAGCTCCGAGCCTCTGAACTGAACTGGACTGAAACAGATCCATCTGAACCACGTTGAGTTCTGGTCTTCTCAGATCCTGGAGAGGTTTAATATGATCGACCTCGTGTGTGACCCCGTCTGGATCGTGAACACACATTCCTCCGTGGGAAGGACGGTCCAGAGTGCGAGGCCAACACCGCTCCACCCTCACCACAGCGCTGAAAGCTGCTAAGAGGAACCATGTGACGCTGATTCATCCGTCCACAGTGAGCTCGCCTCCGCCGCCCTTTCacctgccagccaatcagacgcTGGGATTAAAGCCAGAAACGCATCTTACATGAAGACACTGACACCTCTGAGGTGGAGAAAAACTCACTCATGTCCCTGTGGAGGTAAACTGGTCAAACTGGACGGACTGAACTGGAAACAGTGGAGGTcattcaaacaaacactttcacatcAGGGACGTGGGCCCCCGGGTACAGACAGGTAACAGGCTCCTGGCCCCTCCCACACAGGACCAGATTTAGGTTTGTCCTGCTGGTTCTGGGTTTGATGATTGACAGGTGTGCCTGTAGAGTTTGTAGTAAACACGTGAATAAAGGTGAGTGGGTCATTTCTATTTAATGTCAAACGTCAAACAGCTACAAACACTGATGATccgaacacacactgaaaactttaataataatattataatacattcagtttatttatttaaagttacCTGGTAAAATAATCACTGATTTAACATGATGTGATTCTCCAGGAGAAAGTGGCTTATGggagaacaggtgtgtgtctcacctggaTCAGACTGACATGAACTAACACATGATGTCAAACACTGTGTAATTTTCTTGTTTCAtctaaagcagcagctgctaaAATCACCAGTGGTTACTAAGAACCACCAAAACGTCCCAGTGAATCTCAGGTGAGTCTGATCCACCTGCCCAGAGTGCAAACAGCAGGATGCTCACAACACGTGAAAGTGTTTCCTGTTGCTGGACTCGTagagacgaagaggaggagatgatcTGAGCGTCACAACTCATCAGTGACACCTGGAACCACCTTCACCTgtcccccttctcctcttcaccctcaccatcatcatcgtctCTCTGTCATCCATCTtgtcctcctttcttcttcccGTCTTTTTGTGTCGCTGAAGGAAGCAGATGTGATGGTTCTGTGAGTTAAAcatcagtctcagtctcagcaGAGGAAATATATTCTCTCAGAGtctttgttgtgtgtctgtgtgtagctgtggATCAGAGCTGATAATCCACTGACATGTGGTTTTGGCTGGacgtgtctcagtgtctctcagtgTAAAGACTCTCAGgtcttttattgtgtttctgGATCAGTGTCTGCTGTTGGCTGCAGCGTCTTCCTGTGGATGGAAGACATTAGCCTGTTAGCGGCTGGAAGCTCTCAGAAAGGCTCCGCTGGCTGCGTCTCTCTCCAGGTCTGTGTCCAGGACCGAGTCCGGGACCGAGTCCAGGACCGAGTCCAGGACTTCAGTGTTAATGATCCTCTCACATGGTCCAGTGAGTTTTATTTCAGGTTTACCGCTGACACGTCGCCGTCATATTGAGGAAGTAGCAGACGCTGCTGAGCTGAGCGTCGTGTTGAGGTTTGGAAGAACCATCAGAAACTTGAGAGACTTCACACtgaatctgctgtttttaactgtgttaccatgacaaccataAAGACCGCTGTCCACAATACTTCAAATACAGAAGCATGAAGGCTCCTGGACGGGCCACAGGACACAGGACGGCGCTCAGACACATCTGTCCCGTCACTCCAGTGTCCCTGCTCTATAACACCAGGaacacacttcctgtgttgtgtgtgcctGGTGGCTGGACTTTACAGGTTCCTGAATTagaatttcttttcattattaatacatttctgatttatttatgacagaaaatgtcagtaaagcttaaaataataataaatgtaaaatatatttatatgttttcatgtctgtgtcatattcagattcagacacagAAACTATAGTGGAGTtttaatgttgctggtatgatgccactatgacatcatcagtttgTCCTGGGAGACACGTTACGTGTGGAAAGAAGGCGAGACGCAGAATCTCTAGATCACGTGACATGCGTCGCTCTAACTCAACATGGCGccgaaatgaaaaacaagatgtTCCACACACGCCACATATCCAGACATCGCACAAACCTTCCTATCACCATAGTTACCACCACTCAGCCCTGCTCTCATGTTAATGAATACTGGTGAATAAACACAGTTATGTTTGGAAATATGATCATCTACGATACAGATGTTTGTCTGAAATCTGACTCCATGAATCTAAATCTATGCTGCAGGTATgtaaaggggggagggggtcacTCAGCGGCTTGACATCCTGCTTACCTGTACAGCATGTG
This window contains:
- the LOC130174188 gene encoding uncharacterized protein LOC130174188: MREEAPPHTAPRSADRGRSSPFVQRLTHFIQRNPHSPDMNLLTPVAPAAPVTPAAPVAPAAPVTPAAPAGTPAPDHSPTGAEKSSFLQQLVSESVT
- the cebpa gene encoding CCAAT/enhancer-binding protein alpha — protein: MELSNLYEVAPRPLMSSLTHGQQPPSGYRDPADLGGEIGDNETSIDLSAYIDPSAFNDDFLADLFHHSSRQDKLKIMNGEYESVPCGGPGPQQLYMSNYMESKLEPLYEPRIRPVAIKQEPRDDEDLNPGMPPTYHHPHPHSQQYSQHSQHSQQQQPPQMPHLQYQIAHCAQTTMHLQPGHPTPPPTPVPSPHQHHHQHPHQHPQQGGMKLLEQQRGGGKTKKHVDKSSPEYRLRRERNNVAVRKSRDKAKMRNMETQQKVVELTTDNERLRRRVEHLTRELDTLRGIFRQLPDGSFKPMGS